Genomic segment of Halalkalicoccus subterraneus:
TCGCGCTGGACCGTCTCGACCGCCCGCACGTCCGAGAGCCCCTCTCGGGCGGTTTCGACGACGTCCCGTGTCGCCTCGACGAACGGCGAGTAGACCGCGAGAAACCCGCCGGGAACGAGCAGTTCGTCCGCCCGCGCGACCACCGCGGAGGCGTCCTCGGTGTCGAGCGTGAGCGCGTCGAAGCCCGACAGCTCCCCGATCTCGTCGGTCAGGTCGCCGGTTTGCACCGTCACGTTTTCCGCAACGCCGCCGAGCGCGACGTTCTCCCGGGCGACCTCGGCGAAGTCGGAATTTCGCTCGTAGGTCAGCACGTCGGCCCCGACCCGGCCCATGTACGTCGCCAGCACGCCGGTGCCGGTGCCGGCGTCGAGTACGCGGTCCCCGGCGGCGATTCCCGTCTCGCCGAGGACGAGTCCGACGTCGCGGGGCAGCATCGGCGCGCCGGTGCGCTCGAGGTGGTTGAACAGGTCCGGGCCCCGCAGGTGACGGACTCGGAACTCCTCGCCGAGATGACTCTCTAAAACGTCCCCCGGCGCCGCGTCCTCGGGAATCTGGACGATACCGAGGTCGGTCTGGAGCTCCTCACCGGGCTCGCGGAGGTACTCGCGGTCGCCGTGGACGAGCAGGATCACTTGGGCTCTGCTTCGAGCGTCTCGACCGCGTTCGCCAGGTCGCCGTCGGCCTCCTCCAGGGCTTCGCGGGCGTCGTCCTCGCTCGCGCCCGTTCGCATTGCGACGATCTCGATGTCGTCTGCGGGAATGTCCGCGTCCTCGATCGCGGCGTCCTCGCCCGCGTCCGAACTCGAACTCGATCCCGACCCGGCCTCGCGGGTCTCGGGCTCGCCGACGATCTGGTAGGTCTCCTGGCCCTGAGCCTGGATCACGGTGACCTCGGCGTCGGTAAAGACGAGCTCCTCGCCGTCGCCGGTGCGGATGACGATCTCCTCGGCGTCGAGCTCCTCGGTGTCGATGCCCATCTGTTTCATCATCTGTTCCATCTTGCGCGGGTCGAGCCCGCCGCCGCCTCCTCCGAACATACCCGCACGTCGGGTTACGGAGGGAAAAACGTGCCGAACCCCCTCAATCGTCACATCCCTCGCGCACCGTCACGGCCACGCCGGTCTCGAACGCCCCCATCGCGATCGCGGGCAGTTCCACGCGCCCGACCGCGAGCAGGTCACCCGACTCGTGGACGACACAGACCTCGTCGCCCGGGCGGATCTCCGGGTCCGCCTCGGTGACGAACTTCGAGAAGACGTTCTTACCCTCGCGGACGAACGGTTCGGACTCGTCGCCGACGACGACGCGGTTCGCGGGGGCCGAACCTATCCCGAGCAGCCGCCGCCCTCCCTCGGTTCCCAGGGTAAAGCGGCCGTCCGCGCCCAGCGAGACGAGCCGCCCTTCGGGGGCGTGGACCTGCCGTGGCCGCCCGGACTTCGAGCGCTCGATCCGGAGGTCCCCAGCAAAGAGCGCCTCGCCGACCCGATGGCCGAACTGGTAGTCAGCGATCCGTACCAGCCGCTCTCGATCCTCCGGTTGGCTCACGAAGGAGGGTAACAGCCGCCGTACAAGAGCGCTCCGTTTGACGGTCGGGGCCGTTACGAACGCCGCTCAGCGTGTTTGGTGAGAATTATATAGGGACGCCGACTAACGGGTACCATGGCTTCGGACAAAACGAAAACCATCGCGGGTGTGATCCTGCTCGTCGTCAGCGGGGCGCTGCTCTTCGCAAGCGGTATGGACAACCTCTCGATCCCGATCGCGCTCGCCGCGCTTGCGACGACCGGGCTCGCGATCGGGTCGCTGCTCGTCGGCACGACCGGCGAAGGCCCCGCCGTCTGAGTTACAGCAGGAACCTCTCCTCGTGGTCGGTCAGATCGACGAAGGAGTCGGTGGCTTCGACCAGCTCGTCGGCCGTCGAGGGACCGAGCGCCATCACCTCGACGCGCACGCCCTGATGGCGGAGGTGCGAACAGAGCCTCGAGAAATCGCCGTCACCGGTACAGAGCACGACGGTATCGACGTGCGGGGCGAGCGTCACGGCGTCGAGGCTCATCCCGACGTCCCAGTCGGCCTTCTTCGAGCCGTCGCCGAAGGTCTTGATGTCCTTGATCTTCGTCTCGAAACCGATGTCGATCAGCGCCTCAAAGAAGCTCTCCTCCTCGGGCGAGTCCGCGCGGATCACGTAAGCGATCGCGCGGGTGAGTTCGCGGCCCTGGACCGCCTCTTCGAGGAGCGCCGAGTAGTCGATGTTCCGCGAGTAGAGGCTGTGGGCGGAGTGATAGAGGTTCTGTGAGTCGACCAGCACGGCGACGCGCTGGTTCGGGTGGACGACCGTCATACTCGTCCCTCTCGTGCGGGCGATAAAACGCTTCGTTTAACTCATCAGGACCTAGTCTGAACGGAACATCGTGAGAACAGCGTCGTTCGTCCGGGTCGCAAGGGCTAAGTGGACGGCCGACGCGAATAGGGATATGACGCGACCGGCACGCACGGGATCGGAGGCCGACAGCGTGTCGCCCAGCGCTCTTTTCAAAAAACGCGTGTGAGGGTGGGCTTCCGGCGGGGGTAGCGACCCCGTCCGTGGCCCGTTCCGGGATCGCACGCGAACCGTCTCACCGACTCACAGAAACCACCGACATGACAGCACACGACACTTACAGCGGCGTCTTCCCGGCGATGGTGACGCCCTTCAACGACGACGGCAGCATCGACTTCGACTCGCTCAGTGCCGACGCCCAGCGCCTCGAACGCGCGGGCGTCGACGGCCTCGTTCCGGTCGGCTCCACGGGCGAGAGCGCCACCATGACCCACGACGAACACGTTCAGGTCGTCGAAACCGTAAGCGGCGCGGTCGAGAACGTCCCCGTGATCGCCGGCAGCGGGTCGAACAACACCGCCGAGGCCCTGGAGCTCTCCGAGCGCTCGGCGGAAGCGGGCGCCGACGGCCTGCTTCTCATCTCGCCGTACTACAACCGTCCCGAACCCGAAGGAATGGAACACCACTACAGGACGATCGCCGACGCGGTCGACTTGCCACAGGTCATCTACAACGTGCCCGGCCGAACCGGGCGAAACATCGCCGTCGAGACTGCCGCCTCGCTAGCCGACCACGAGAACGTCGTCGGGTACAAGGCCGCAAGCGGCGATCTGGCGCGGATCAGCGAGGTCGTCGAGCGCACCCGCGAGGCGGACTTCAGCGTCCTCTCCGGTGACGACGCGATGACCCTGCCCACGCTGTCGGTCGGCGGGACGGGCACCATCAGCGTCGTCGCGAACGTCGAACCCGAGCGCACCTGTGCGATGGTCGGCGCGGCGCTCGCGGGCGATTACGAGCGCGCCCGCTCGCTGCACCACGAACTCGGGGGGCTGATGCGGACGCTCTTCGCCGAGTCGAACCCCATTCCGGTCAAGGAGGCGATGGCCATGCGCGGCCACTGCGAGCCGTACCTGCGCTCGCCGCTCTCACCGGCCTCCGAGGGGGTTCGCGAGGAGCTGGAGGAGCTGTTGAGCGATCTCGAATCGTCGTCCGCGGTCGAACTCGAAGCATGAAGGTCGCCGTGACCGGTGCCACGGGCCGGATGGGTCGGGAGGTGATGGACGCCGCCCGCGAGGCGGACCACGAGGTCATCGGGGTGAGCCACAGCTCGGCCGGCGAGTACGCCGGCGTGGACATCGAGCCCGCCGACGAGTTCGGAACGTTGCTTTCCGAGCACGACCCCGACGCGACCATCGACTTCACGCTGCCCGACCCGAGCGTTTCCTACGTGCAGGATTGCGCCGAGGCCGGCGTCCCGGCCGTCGTCGGCACGACCGGCTTTTCCGACGACCAGTACGAGGAGCTGCGCGCGGCAAGCGAGGAGGTCCCGGTCCTGCAGGCGGCGAACTTCGCCCGCGGGATACAGGGACTTTTGAGCGCCGTGCGCGAGGCCGTCGCCGCGCTCCCGGGGTACGACGTCGAACTCACGGAAACCCACCACAACGGCAAGCGCGATGCCCCCAGCGGCACAGCGAACCGCGTGCTCGACGCCATCGACGATGTCCGAGGAGACTCGCCGCGAGTCCACGGGCGCGAGGGCGAAACGCCGAGGGAAGAGGGCGAGATCGGCGTCCACGCCCGGCGGGCGGGCGACATCACGGGCGAACACGAGGTGTTGCTCGCGGGCAACCACGAGGAGGTACGTCTCACGCATCGTGCGGGCAGTCGCGGCGTGTTCGCGGCGGGGGCGGTCGAGGCCGCCGAGTGGCTCGCGGGGCGCTCGCCGGGATGGTACGACTTTTCAGACACCCTGCCCGATAGCCAGTCATGACACTCGAAACCGAGGTCTCGGCCCTGTGGGAGCAGTACCAGCGAGACGACGTCAGTTCCGAGACGGCGACGACCGACCACCTCGACACGCTGGACGCGTTTCTGGCCGCCCTCGAATCGGGCGAGGCCCGCGCCGCCGAGAAACGTTCGGGCGAGTGGGAGGTAAACGAGTGGGTCAAGCGCGGCATTCTGCTGAACTTCGGGCTGCGAGAGACCCATCCCCGGACCTACGGCGACGTGACCTACCACGACGTGCTCCCCCTGCGCGAGACCGCCGACTTGGGCGAGCGCGGCACCCGGAATACACCTGATGGAACGGTGATCCGACGGGGCGCGTATATCGGCAGCGACGCGATCCTGATGAGTCCGGCGTTCGTCAACGTCGGTGCCTTTGTCGGAAGCGGCACGCTGATCGACTCCTGTGATACGGTCGGCTCGTGCGCCCAGATCGGCGATAACGTGAAACTCGGCGCGAACACGCTGATCGGGGGCGTTCTCGAACCCGTCGAGGACGCGCCCGTGATCGTCGAGGACGGTGTTTCCCTCGGTGCCGGCTGTCGGGTCACCAGCGGGTTCGTCGTCGGCGAGGACTCCATCGTCGGCGAGAACACCCTGCTCACCCCGCGGATCCCGGTCTACGACCTCGTCGAGGAGGAGGTCCTCTACGGCGAGCTTCCCCCCGAACGCCGTGCCTTTACCCGGTACGTCGAGTCCTCGCTGGGCGATCACGACCTCTTCGAGGGCGGGGCGTACAAGCCCGCAGTCGTCGCGCTGGACGTCGAGGACGGGACTCTCGATGCGACCCGCCGGGAGGAGGCCCTGCGGGAATGAATCCCCCGGTGCGGCGGCTCGAAGAGTGGGACACCGCCCGACTGGCGGAGTTGGCGGCTACCCATGGAACGCCGCTGTACGTTCAGGACCTCGAACGGGTCCGCGAGAACTACGCCCGGATGGCCGAGGCCTTCCCCGAGGGTCGGGTCATGTACGCGGCGAAGGCAAACACCGCCGCCGCGGTGCTGCGGACGCTCGTCGAGGTGGGTGCGGGTATCGAGTGTGCCTCCGCGGGCGAGGTCGAACGCGCGCTCGCGGCGGGAGCACCCCCCGAACGCGTGCAGTACACCGCGGTCAATCCTCCCGAGGGAGACCTCGACTACGCGGTCGAGACCGCCGACGAGCACCCCGAGCTGACGATCACCGCCGGGGCCGCCGATACCATCGACCGGCTCGCCGAGCGGGGCTTTTCGGGTCGTCTCTGTCTCCGGGTCAACCCCGGCGTCGGCGCCGGCCACCACGAGAAGGTCTCGACGGGGGCGAACGCGAAGTTCGGCGTGCCCATCGAGCGCGCGCCCGACCTACTGGTCGAGGCCGACGAGCGGGGCTTCGACGTCGTCGGGATCCACGCCCACGCCGGCAGCGGGATCAGCGGCGAGGACCTGGCGGCCCACCGCGAACTCGTCTCGCGGATGGGCGAACTAGCTCGAAGAACCGACCTCGACCTGGAGTTCGTCGACGTCGGCGGCGGGTTCGGGGTGCCCTACCGCGAGGGGGAGGAGCCCCTCGATCTACAGGCGGTCGCCCGTGCGACCCGGGAGGCGCTCGGGGAGGTCGAGGCCACCCTCGCCGTCGAGCCCGGACGCTACCTCGTCGCGGACGCGGGCGTCCTGCTCACCCGAATCAACACCGTCAAATCCGCCGGCGAGGAGCTGGTCGTCGGCGTCGACGCGGGGATGACGACGCTGGCCCGGCCGGCCATCTACGGTGCTCACCACGCGATCCGGTCGCTGGCCGAGGGCGAGGGCCGCGACACGGTCGAAGCGACCGTGACGGGACCGATCTGCGAGAGCGGCGACGTCTTCGGCGAGTACGAACTGCCCGTTCCCGTCCGGGACGACCTGCTCGCGGTCGGCAACGCGGGGGCATATGGGTATGAAATGGCCAGCCAGTACAACAGCCGTCCGCGGCCCGCGACGGTCGTGGTAGAGGGCGAACGGAGCGCGGTGGACCGCCGCCGCGAGACCGTCGCGGACGTGAGGCGGCTCGACGGAGGGGCGCCATGGCTGTAGCCGTCGAGAAGTACCACGGGACGGGCAACGACTTCCTCGTCTGCGAGGCCGACGCCTCGGTTCCTGACTGGGGCGAGTTCGCGATCGCCCACTGCGACCGGGAGACGGGCGCCACGATCGGCGACCGACGAGGTGCCGACGGCGTGTTGGTCCTCTCGATCGAGGGCGAGCGGGTGCGAATGCGCCTCTACCAGCCTGATGGCGGCACCGCGGCGATGTGTGGCAACGGGGCGCGCTGTGCGGCCCAATGGGCAGCGAGACGGCTCGGAACCGACGAGTTCGTCATCGACACGCCCGCGGGCGAGCGCCGGGCCCGCGTGGGCGAGGATACCATCGCAATCGAGATGGGCGTTCCCTCGTTCGCCCCCAGCGACGTCCCGCTCGCGCGCGAGGAGCCGTTGATCCGCGAGGACGTCGAGGGCTGGGAGGTGACGGCCGTGAATACGGGAGTTCCCCACGCCGTCGTCTTCGTCGACGAGGTTGCGGAGATCGACCTCGCGGCGATGGCCCCGTCGATCCGCCACGCCGAACGCTTCCCCGAGGGCGCGAACGTGAACCTCGCCGCCGCACGGGACGGGGGGTTCGACGGGCGGACCTTCGAGCGGGGCGTCGAGGGCGAGACCCGCTCGTGTGGGACCGGCGCGGTCGCCATCGCGGCGGTCGCGAAGCGACTCGGGCTCACGGATGGCGAACAGGTACGAGTCTCGCCGCCGGGCGGCGAACTGCTCGTGGACGTACCCGACGAGGGGCCGGCCACCCTGTCGGGCCCCGTCGAGT
This window contains:
- a CDS encoding 2,3,4,5-tetrahydropyridine-2,6-dicarboxylate N-succinyltransferase; this translates as MTLETEVSALWEQYQRDDVSSETATTDHLDTLDAFLAALESGEARAAEKRSGEWEVNEWVKRGILLNFGLRETHPRTYGDVTYHDVLPLRETADLGERGTRNTPDGTVIRRGAYIGSDAILMSPAFVNVGAFVGSGTLIDSCDTVGSCAQIGDNVKLGANTLIGGVLEPVEDAPVIVEDGVSLGAGCRVTSGFVVGEDSIVGENTLLTPRIPVYDLVEEEVLYGELPPERRAFTRYVESSLGDHDLFEGGAYKPAVVALDVEDGTLDATRREEALRE
- a CDS encoding PUA domain-containing protein, yielding MSQPEDRERLVRIADYQFGHRVGEALFAGDLRIERSKSGRPRQVHAPEGRLVSLGADGRFTLGTEGGRRLLGIGSAPANRVVVGDESEPFVREGKNVFSKFVTEADPEIRPGDEVCVVHESGDLLAVGRVELPAIAMGAFETGVAVTVREGCDD
- a CDS encoding nascent polypeptide-associated complex protein, yielding MFGGGGGGLDPRKMEQMMKQMGIDTEELDAEEIVIRTGDGEELVFTDAEVTVIQAQGQETYQIVGEPETREAGSGSSSSSDAGEDAAIEDADIPADDIEIVAMRTGASEDDAREALEEADGDLANAVETLEAEPK
- the lysA gene encoding diaminopimelate decarboxylase, giving the protein MNPPVRRLEEWDTARLAELAATHGTPLYVQDLERVRENYARMAEAFPEGRVMYAAKANTAAAVLRTLVEVGAGIECASAGEVERALAAGAPPERVQYTAVNPPEGDLDYAVETADEHPELTITAGAADTIDRLAERGFSGRLCLRVNPGVGAGHHEKVSTGANAKFGVPIERAPDLLVEADERGFDVVGIHAHAGSGISGEDLAAHRELVSRMGELARRTDLDLEFVDVGGGFGVPYREGEEPLDLQAVARATREALGEVEATLAVEPGRYLVADAGVLLTRINTVKSAGEELVVGVDAGMTTLARPAIYGAHHAIRSLAEGEGRDTVEATVTGPICESGDVFGEYELPVPVRDDLLAVGNAGAYGYEMASQYNSRPRPATVVVEGERSAVDRRRETVADVRRLDGGAPWL
- the dapB gene encoding 4-hydroxy-tetrahydrodipicolinate reductase encodes the protein MKVAVTGATGRMGREVMDAAREADHEVIGVSHSSAGEYAGVDIEPADEFGTLLSEHDPDATIDFTLPDPSVSYVQDCAEAGVPAVVGTTGFSDDQYEELRAASEEVPVLQAANFARGIQGLLSAVREAVAALPGYDVELTETHHNGKRDAPSGTANRVLDAIDDVRGDSPRVHGREGETPREEGEIGVHARRAGDITGEHEVLLAGNHEEVRLTHRAGSRGVFAAGAVEAAEWLAGRSPGWYDFSDTLPDSQS
- the dapA gene encoding 4-hydroxy-tetrahydrodipicolinate synthase — encoded protein: MTAHDTYSGVFPAMVTPFNDDGSIDFDSLSADAQRLERAGVDGLVPVGSTGESATMTHDEHVQVVETVSGAVENVPVIAGSGSNNTAEALELSERSAEAGADGLLLISPYYNRPEPEGMEHHYRTIADAVDLPQVIYNVPGRTGRNIAVETAASLADHENVVGYKAASGDLARISEVVERTREADFSVLSGDDAMTLPTLSVGGTGTISVVANVEPERTCAMVGAALAGDYERARSLHHELGGLMRTLFAESNPIPVKEAMAMRGHCEPYLRSPLSPASEGVREELEELLSDLESSSAVELEA
- the dapF gene encoding diaminopimelate epimerase; translation: MAVAVEKYHGTGNDFLVCEADASVPDWGEFAIAHCDRETGATIGDRRGADGVLVLSIEGERVRMRLYQPDGGTAAMCGNGARCAAQWAARRLGTDEFVIDTPAGERRARVGEDTIAIEMGVPSFAPSDVPLAREEPLIREDVEGWEVTAVNTGVPHAVVFVDEVAEIDLAAMAPSIRHAERFPEGANVNLAAARDGGFDGRTFERGVEGETRSCGTGAVAIAAVAKRLGLTDGEQVRVSPPGGELLVDVPDEGPATLSGPVEFEGRGEVPAP
- a CDS encoding LabA-like NYN domain-containing protein gives rise to the protein MTVVHPNQRVAVLVDSQNLYHSAHSLYSRNIDYSALLEEAVQGRELTRAIAYVIRADSPEEESFFEALIDIGFETKIKDIKTFGDGSKKADWDVGMSLDAVTLAPHVDTVVLCTGDGDFSRLCSHLRHQGVRVEVMALGPSTADELVEATDSFVDLTDHEERFLL
- a CDS encoding methyltransferase domain-containing protein; this encodes MILLVHGDREYLREPGEELQTDLGIVQIPEDAAPGDVLESHLGEEFRVRHLRGPDLFNHLERTGAPMLPRDVGLVLGETGIAAGDRVLDAGTGTGVLATYMGRVGADVLTYERNSDFAEVARENVALGGVAENVTVQTGDLTDEIGELSGFDALTLDTEDASAVVARADELLVPGGFLAVYSPFVEATRDVVETAREGLSDVRAVETVQRELDVDSRGTRPSTGPVGHSGYLVFARNG